In Lineus longissimus chromosome 5, tnLinLong1.2, whole genome shotgun sequence, the genomic stretch GAGGCTGCCAGTGACATGATGATTTTGAAGCTAAACATTTGGATTACTTTTCCAGTGACAGAGTCGAGGAAATTTGCAAAAGAGGTTTGTATCTCAATCCAAGCATTGCACAAGTACGAGGTCACTAATAGAGGCTTGCTGTTTCATTGAAAAGTCAcccaaatcacttgtttgtgtTTCTTGTTTCAGACTGCGTGTATGGGAAACGTTCCCTCCTTGCCGCAAGTCATAGAGCCAGAGTTGTTATTTGTGGAGTCGACGAGGAACACCAAGAGAATGAGGGATAGCAAGAATCTCCCCAAAAAGGTCAACATCATCACAAGCGTCACTAACACACCGTCGCAATATGTCGGCAAGATGTGCCCAACAAATCTACTGGAACAGAAAGAGAGGTTCCTTAAATATGGGATTGTTCCGAAATTCAACTATAGAGGAAGTTCTGAGGGTAGGGAAAGCATCACGAAAAAGATTGAGATTAAGTTTGAGTTTTTTCACGAAGCAATGCGAATTCTGGAGATGGTGAAGTCATCATTTGGGACGTCTGAGAGCTATATTTCAGAGACTTTCGGGAAACGAATTGATCATATTGAGGCGTCTACGACAGTTGCTCACTACCTGTCTGACAATAATCTCGATGGATGTCTGAAGATTTACTGGAGTGAGGACCTGACAAGTAGGTGAGTCATTCTTCCCCCTCCCTTCAGTTCATCACTTGGTGCAGGCAAGTCAACATAGATTCTAGTCGTAAGTGATTCAAGGACCAATTTTCTGCTCTTTGAGTACATGAATGTCAGTGGTGCAAAAGAGCCCTGTGCATTGGGTGAGCCTACTGGTATATCCACCTTCTGTTGAGCAAGCTACTTGTACTCCTTAACCAGCTTATCGCTGATGAGACATCTGATCAATGCTCGACAGTGGTTTGTAGATGCTTTCCCTAACTACCTTTGTCTTTATTTCAGTGCACGACTCTCGTGGCGAGGACCATGTCAGCATTACAACAAACCTGAATCACGTGTCTTTACCCTGATGTTTAAGAACTCCAATGAAAACCCTTACCTCAGAGAACATGGCATACGCTGTGTCATGGATCATGAAATCGGCACACATTTTGTATCCTTAATTTCGAGATGTCATTTTCTGACTTTGTTGATTTTGCTGTTTATAGGTTATAATTTAGCTAAGAGAAATCTCATGGAGGTGAATGCACAAACTCTCAAGGCTGGCATTGCTTGTACGGTAGCTTTCATATTTTTACAGAATCTCCCaccactgttcactgcatgtttACCGATACTCACTATTTTCCATGCATCGTAGTATAATACACATAACAATATACCGGAGCGTGCTTTACCAGTTTGACATGAGGACAGTTGGTAAACAACTTGCTACAAAGTCAACTTTTGAAGATATATTGCCAGATATCATTATGAATGGTCTTAGCTATCCAAAACTACCCAGGGATATATGTGgaaagtttttgtttttgtaaaattGGATGAAAGCAACCAGCATGGACAAACTTGGGTGTCTCTGTAAGCCAAGACCTGATAGAtgcgaaaatttgcaattttctcCTTAACATGTGTCAGTTTCGAGCATGGAATGATGGGCTCCAACCTTGGTTCTCCGACAGGAAGAAGTTTGGTCTTGTCGGCAACGGCTCAAATCAGTCCCGCGTATCGGAGGAGGGATTCGCTGCCATAAATACGGTGCTTCACGCAAAGAACAAATATCTCTATCTGGCAgcactggcatactgtgagtTATAATCACTATGAGTTTAATGATTTGTAAGTCCCAAAAAAGCCCCCTCAGTTGATATAATCTTTCCAGATCCAAGATGACATGATTTTCGTCCTCTTTCAGACACTGCCTGTATGTCAGTCAACATGACATTCCGACAGTTGTTTGAACATCTCGAAACGTACGTATCTGACCCTGAACATCGATGGAAGCTCGTAATGAGGGTCAAGAGGGGACTTGCAGACTCCAACAATATGGGCGGCTTTGGCTTGGACCAGTGCTACTTTGAAGGTAGgccattcagcaaactgtcTGCCAGATCATGGGCAACTTCTACCATGCAATACGCGTTGCCTCTGATGATGGCATTATGAAAAATAACAAGAGTATTTAGTGTATGTACTTTAGTATATAACTTCTGATAGCCAAGATAGCTACGTGTATGCAAGTGTTGATATTCTATCCCTTTAGCCAATTCACAGCCAGATGTCCCTCTTTTAGAGAGGAGAGGATGTTTAACTTCATGTTGGTGATTGAATCCTATTCTATTTCTCCACATCAAAATCAGTTCACATCCTGTCCATGTCCATCTTTTGCAGGTGCTGTCAACATACTTAAAAACATTGACAATATAGACTTCCTCATCATGGTCGCAGGAAAAATCTGTTGGGGTGAGGTTCCTCGTGTGAAACGACTTGCTAGGACAGATTGTATCAAAGTGCCTTTGTTCATGAAGAATATGGAAGCCTATGTCCGCCAGTTAAAACATATAGCGAATGTGAATCATTTAGCAGACTACTCCCTCAGTCATAACAACAAGCGGAGACACGGCAACGGCAGACCCAAGACAGTTGTTGATCGAAAGCTTGACAGGTCGTTGCAGTCTCGGCCAACACTTTCTGAAGCTGGTAAGTACAATGAAGTTGCTTGTATACATTAAGTTCTAAAAATGTCGGAGTATAAAATGGAAGGTTCCTGCAATGAGGTTTACTTTAAAGCAGTTGTTTGTATTACTTTAGACTAGTTAGTTTCTGCTTCGAAGTGTTATTTTCAGTGCTTCAAAATTAGTAGCGACTATGCTTTCTTTACAGGCTATGGTTTGGAAATACCAATGTTGGTTAGCTCAGAGTCAGAAAATGATTGTGCTCCCTTGAGCATGTTGAGTCCAAATGCAGCCATGAGCAGAGCCTGGCTGGGCCGGGTCATTTAGCAGTGTCATGGTACTCAGTGTTTTGTTCAAAACACCAATATTTCTGatgtctttatttcaggtacgccACAACCACGCCTCACACCATCCATGTCTCAGTCCAGACCACGCATCCAATCAGGGTCTTCTCCAATCCCATTCTCAAGGAAATCATTCGACAGCAATTTCAACCATAACTTCAACAAACTTTCGAAACCGAGCGACCCACCGAACATCTACTGGAGGAAAGGAGGACCGAAGCGACAGAAATCAGTGAGGAAAACAAAGAAACTTCTGAAGCGTCGGCAGTCCAATTCAAACCTGTTGCTCTATGACAAACGGGTACAAGGGTCGAATGATTCAGATTCTGACGACTGTTCTGAACAAACGTCAGAGGAGGGTTATCGTTGACATTTCTATAAACCTGATCTCATTTTACTGCACAACCAAGCTGTGATACTTCTTTATCATTGAGAGTAAAATACAAAACTCTTTTTCTTATATTGAAGGTGCTCAATGCTTATGTTGATGGTGGCATTGATTCGGAGTCCTCAAAGGAGTCTTTCGTGCTTTTGTTTGTTGGAGCGcaagatatttttgtttttgtttgcgCTTGTGTCTGCTTGTATTGCTTATGCTCTCTCAGTAATTGTTGACAAGCCCATGAGTAGAGACCTAAAACTACTAGTT encodes the following:
- the LOC135488428 gene encoding microtubule-associated tyrosine carboxypeptidase-like isoform X1, with amino-acid sequence MESVLQLRHRSDISLKRPKNPTACMGNVPSLPQVIEPELLFVESTRNTKRMRDSKNLPKKVNIITSVTNTPSQYVGKMCPTNLLEQKERFLKYGIVPKFNYRGSSEGRESITKKIEIKFEFFHEAMRILEMVKSSFGTSESYISETFGKRIDHIEASTTVAHYLSDNNLDGCLKIYWSEDLTSSARLSWRGPCQHYNKPESRVFTLMFKNSNENPYLREHGIRCVMDHEIGTHFFRAWNDGLQPWFSDRKKFGLVGNGSNQSRVSEEGFAAINTVLHAKNKYLYLAALAYYTACMSVNMTFRQLFEHLETYVSDPEHRWKLVMRVKRGLADSNNMGGFGLDQCYFEGAVNILKNIDNIDFLIMVAGKICWGEVPRVKRLARTDCIKVPLFMKNMEAYVRQLKHIANVNHLADYSLSHNNKRRHGNGRPKTVVDRKLDRSLQSRPTLSEAGTPQPRLTPSMSQSRPRIQSGSSPIPFSRKSFDSNFNHNFNKLSKPSDPPNIYWRKGGPKRQKSVRKTKKLLKRRQSNSNLLLYDKRVQGSNDSDSDDCSEQTSEEGYR
- the LOC135488428 gene encoding microtubule-associated tyrosine carboxypeptidase-like isoform X2, coding for MGNVPSLPQVIEPELLFVESTRNTKRMRDSKNLPKKVNIITSVTNTPSQYVGKMCPTNLLEQKERFLKYGIVPKFNYRGSSEGRESITKKIEIKFEFFHEAMRILEMVKSSFGTSESYISETFGKRIDHIEASTTVAHYLSDNNLDGCLKIYWSEDLTSSARLSWRGPCQHYNKPESRVFTLMFKNSNENPYLREHGIRCVMDHEIGTHFFRAWNDGLQPWFSDRKKFGLVGNGSNQSRVSEEGFAAINTVLHAKNKYLYLAALAYYTACMSVNMTFRQLFEHLETYVSDPEHRWKLVMRVKRGLADSNNMGGFGLDQCYFEGAVNILKNIDNIDFLIMVAGKICWGEVPRVKRLARTDCIKVPLFMKNMEAYVRQLKHIANVNHLADYSLSHNNKRRHGNGRPKTVVDRKLDRSLQSRPTLSEAGTPQPRLTPSMSQSRPRIQSGSSPIPFSRKSFDSNFNHNFNKLSKPSDPPNIYWRKGGPKRQKSVRKTKKLLKRRQSNSNLLLYDKRVQGSNDSDSDDCSEQTSEEGYR